GGCGGTGCGGAACGGTGAGAGCTGCCGGACGGTGGCTTCGCGGTTCGGCGTGGCGGTGTCGTCGGTGGTGAAGTGGTCTCAGCGCTATCGGACGACTGGCTCAGTGTCGCCGAGCAAGATGGGTGGATATCGCAAGCCGGTGCTCGATCCGCATCGGGCCTTCATCCTGGAGCGCATCAGACAGACCCCGCATCTGACCCTGCATGGGCTGAAGGACGAACTTGCCGCGCGTGGGGTAAAGGTCTCGCACAATGCCGTGTGGCTGTTCCTGCGGCGCGAAGACCTGCGGTTCAAAAAAAACACTGTTCGCGCTTGAACAGGCCCGGGCCGACATCGCCCGCAGACGAAAGCGCTGGCGATCCTGGCAGGCCGGTCTCGATCCACGGCGTTTGGTCTTCATCGACGAAACCTGGATCAAGACCAGCATGGCCCCACTGCGCGGATGGGGACGCAAGGGCGATCGCCTGCGAGCTTACGCGCCGCATGGTCATTGGCGGACGCTGACCTTCCTCGGCGCGCTCCGCCACGACGGCCTCACAGCCCCTTGCGTGTTCGATGGCCCGATCAACGGCGAGTGCTTCCGAGCCTATGTCCAGCAGCAACTCGTTCCCGCACTGAAGGCCGGCGATATTGTCGTCATGGACAACCTCGGAAGCCACAAGGCTGCCGTGCTGCGACAGATCATAAGAGCAGCCGGAGCCAGGCTCTGGTACCTGCCGCCCTACTCGCCGGACCTCAATCCGATCGAGCAGGCCTTCGCCAAGATCAAACATTGGATGCGCATGGCTCAAAGGCGCACCATCGACGATGTCTGGCGCCAAATCGGCAGCCTCGTCACAACCATAGGCCCCCGCGAATGCAGCAACTACTTCGCAAACGCCGGATACGCTTCCGTCAAATTGTGAACCGCTCTAGCCCAGCGTCGGGTCGAGCACGATCTTGCCGAGGGACTCGCCCGACTCCACCAGCCGGTGCGCCTCGGCGGCTTGCGACAGCGGCAGCACGCGCTCGATCTGCGTTTTGATCTTGCCCGCCGCTGCGGCCGCGAGGCACTTCGGCACGTCGGGCGGATGATAGCCGGGCATGCCGCGGATGATGATGTTCTTGTGATAGAGGTGCGAGAAATCGATCGTCACGTTCGGGCCGCCATGGGCGCCCGCGGTCACCAGCCGGCCGCGCATGCCGAGCGCGAGGAACGCCTTGGGCAGCACCTTCGGATTGGCGATGTTGTCGTAGAGCACATCGACGCCCTTGCCGCCGGTGAGCTTCAGGACCTCGGCGGTGAGGTCCGTGGTGTTGTAGTTGACGGCGTGGTCGGCGCCGAGCTCGAGGCCGAGCTGCGTTTGATCCTCGGAGCCCGCGACCGCGATCACCTTCGCACCGATCACGTGCTTGGCGATCTGGATTCCGATCGACCCGAGATTGCCGCCGGCGCCCATGATCAGCACCGTCTCGCCCGCTTTGAGGCCTGCGACATTGAACAGCAGGTTCCAGGCGGTCGGCACGTGGCGCGTCACGACCGCGGCATGGTGGAAATCGAGCCCGTCGGGCAATGCGATCACCGCGCAGGACGGCACCGTCACCAGCTCGGCAAAGCCTCCGGGCCGCTTGATCCCCATCATGCCGGTCGGGCCGCTATAGCCAACGTCCACCTCCGGGCAGATGTCGAGCGGCATGATGCCGGCGGCAGCGACCCGCATACCTTTGCGCCATTGGATCACGCCCGGCCCGACCGCATCGACCACGCCCGCACAATCAACGCCGGGGATGAGCGGAAGCGCCGCGCCTCGATGGCCTTCTTTGCCGGCACGCAGGCTCACATCGAGCACGCGGTTGACCGTCGCGGCATGGACGCGGATGCGCACCTCGCCAAGGCGAGGCTCGGGATCGGGCACGGTCTCGTATTTGAGGACGTCCGGCGGACCGTAGTTGCGAATGACGATCGCTTTCATACCGCTCCTTCAAGCCGGCCCGTTCGGTTTGGCATCGGGCAGCGGTCCCGGAAACAGCTCGGACGAGCGCCCGGTGATCCAGTAGACGAACAGCCCGACCAGTTCGTGGGACACGGAGTCGAGTGTGCCGATGCCATTGAGCAGGTAGCGCGGCACGAACCAGATTTTGGCACCGGGCAGCGTGTGCCAATCGACTGGATACGCTTCAACCGGGAACCCGGCCTTTCGGAACGCGCCGACCGCGCGCGGCATGTGAACCGCCGACGTCACCAGAAGCCAGCGCTCGCCGGGCTTCGGATCGACCAGGCGCTTGCTCAAGACGGCGTTCTCGTCGGTGTTGCGTGACTTGTCTTCCACCGTGATGCGCGATGCCGGCACGCCGAGCTGCTCGAACAGCTTCACGGCGAAAAACGATTCCGGCGGATCATTGTGAACCAGGCTTGGATTGCCGCCGGTGAAGACCAGCTTCGCCGCCGGATGGCGGCGCGCCAGCGCAGCGCCCTCGATCAGCCGTTCGACGTCGCCGCCGACCGAGATCATGCCGCGCGCCGCGCTCATGCGGTTGTCGATCGGGCCACCCAGCACGATGATGCCGGTGATCTCGGCACCGGCCTCGTTGCCGGGTGGAAAGCGGTTTTCCAGCAGAGCAATAAGCCCGCGGCCGATCGGCAAGATGCCGATCACGAGGATGATGAGCAGGCAGGCGACCATGAGCCGGACGCCCGCGCGGCGAAACCGCGTCAACAACAACAGCATGCCGAGAATGCCGATGCCGAGAACGATGTTCGACGGGATGGTCAGAAAGGCCAGGACCTTGGACAGCAAAAAGAACATCAGGTTTCCTTGCCGATTTCCTGTCGCTGGCGGGATGAACGTCCGCTACAGGCCCTGCTGTTTCTTCCAGGCCGCGTAGCGCGCCTTGGCCTCGTCGTTCGGCGGATAAAGTCCCGGCAGCGCCACGCCGCGCTCGACCTCGCTGACCACCCAGGTCTCGTAGCGTTCGTGCTCACAGCCTTCGGTGGCGACGAAATCGACAAGGGCCTGCGGGATCACCACCGCGCCGTCGTCATCGACCACGATCACGTCGTCCGGAAAGATCGCGACGCCGCCGCAGGCGATCGGCTCGTTCCAGCCGACGAAAGTCAGCCCATTGACCGA
The Rhodoplanes sp. Z2-YC6860 genome window above contains:
- a CDS encoding IS630 family transposase (programmed frameshift) produces the protein MTRPLSNDLRERVVAAVRNGESCRTVASRFGVAVSSVVKWSQRYRTTGSVSPSKMGGYRKPVLDPHRAFILERIRQTPHLTLHGLKDELAARGVKVSHNAVWLFLRREDLRFKKTLFALEQARADIARRRKRWRSWQAGLDPRRLVFIDETWIKTSMAPLRGWGRKGDRLRAYAPHGHWRTLTFLGALRHDGLTAPCVFDGPINGECFRAYVQQQLVPALKAGDIVVMDNLGSHKAAVLRQIIRAAGARLWYLPPYSPDLNPIEQAFAKIKHWMRMAQRRTIDDVWRQIGSLVTTIGPRECSNYFANAGYASVKL
- a CDS encoding YdcF family protein, with amino-acid sequence MFFLLSKVLAFLTIPSNIVLGIGILGMLLLLTRFRRAGVRLMVACLLIILVIGILPIGRGLIALLENRFPPGNEAGAEITGIIVLGGPIDNRMSAARGMISVGGDVERLIEGAALARRHPAAKLVFTGGNPSLVHNDPPESFFAVKLFEQLGVPASRITVEDKSRNTDENAVLSKRLVDPKPGERWLLVTSAVHMPRAVGAFRKAGFPVEAYPVDWHTLPGAKIWFVPRYLLNGIGTLDSVSHELVGLFVYWITGRSSELFPGPLPDAKPNGPA
- a CDS encoding quinone oxidoreductase family protein — translated: MKAIVIRNYGPPDVLKYETVPDPEPRLGEVRIRVHAATVNRVLDVSLRAGKEGHRGAALPLIPGVDCAGVVDAVGPGVIQWRKGMRVAAAGIMPLDICPEVDVGYSGPTGMMGIKRPGGFAELVTVPSCAVIALPDGLDFHHAAVVTRHVPTAWNLLFNVAGLKAGETVLIMGAGGNLGSIGIQIAKHVIGAKVIAVAGSEDQTQLGLELGADHAVNYNTTDLTAEVLKLTGGKGVDVLYDNIANPKVLPKAFLALGMRGRLVTAGAHGGPNVTIDFSHLYHKNIIIRGMPGYHPPDVPKCLAAAAAGKIKTQIERVLPLSQAAEAHRLVESGESLGKIVLDPTLG